The following proteins are encoded in a genomic region of Ctenopharyngodon idella isolate HZGC_01 chromosome 12, HZGC01, whole genome shotgun sequence:
- the LOC127523622 gene encoding oxoeicosanoid receptor 1-like — protein MSNITSCMEPQTLVSSILKPILILEFIFGLPGIVFALWILFFKSPWKACNVYLFCLVISDLLLLTGLPFRIDYLFRGEDWIFGESFCRLIMYIISVNYSASMAFMSILALDRFFRIIHPHHRICRMSVRQAVVLVSTVWVGVLLLRLPPALNLVLTSQKNSSRLTCHSYLSWTWTSVQMRIYNSVQLIEVLLAFTLVVFSFVRVFSHVHSRQSKGAHRRVKRAVRLLLFLVIMFVLCFLPTVTFGIFLQVFPCSEFLIVCLQASLALSYMNSALDPVIYCHINAWFRDTLKGTTNSMGMTKFQMSAKTNRK, from the coding sequence ATGAGTAACATCACCTCCTGCATGGAACCTCAGACCCTTGTTTCTTCCATTTTAAAGCCCATTCTCATTTTGGAGTTCATCTTTGGGTTGCCTGGAATTGTATTTGCTCTGTGGATTTTGTTCTTCAAGTCTCCATGGAAAGCTTGCAATGTGTATCTCTTCTGCTTGGTAATATCTGACCTCCTACTCCTCACTGGGCTGCCGTTCCGCATAGATTATCTCTTTCGTGGTGAAGACTGGATATTTGGTGAATCCTTTTGCCGCCtcattatgtatattatatctGTAAACTACTCAGCAAGCATGGCTTTCATGTCAATTTTAGCCTTGGACCGCTTCTTCAGGATAATTCACCCACACCATCGCATTTGTCGAATGAGTGTGAGACAAGCAGTAGTGTTGGTTAGCACAGTTTGGGTGGGTGTTCTACTCCTTCGCCTTCCACCCGCCTTGAACCTGGTTCTCACATCACAGAAAAACTCGTCAAGGCTCACATGCCATAGTTATCTCTCATGGACATGGACGTCGGTTCAAATGAGGATATATAATTCAGTACAGCTGATAGAAGTCCTGCTAGCGTTCACACTGGTGGTCTTCAGTTTTGTGCGTGTTTTCTCTCACGTCCACAGTCGCCAGTCTAAGGGGGCACACCGCAGGGTAAAGCGGGCAGTGAGATTGCTTCTGTTTCTTGTGATCATGTTTGTTCTGTGTTTCCTACCTACAGTGACTTTTGGCATCTTCCTTCAAGTGTTTCCCTGTTCTGAATTCCTTATAGTATGTCTTCAAGCCTCTTTAGCTTTATCCTATATGAACAGTGCACTGGATCCAGTCATCTATTGCCACATTAACGCTTGGTTTCGTGACACCCTGAAAGGCACAACCAACTCGATGGGGATGACGAAGTTCCAAATGAGTGCGAAGACGAACAGAAAATAA